In Archangium violaceum, the following are encoded in one genomic region:
- a CDS encoding RNA polymerase sigma factor, protein MRRTDDERARFEAEVDSLVPRLHRFCLTLCRDRQEAEDLLQEALIRAYLHRESYRQRGSFFGWLCGIARHQFIETRRASARRRSLLDSVLEGATSVLGSLFAGGVDQPDPETRVCQSQEAELLLRCLHALPEKFRLVVLLCDVEELGYEEVAQVLGLPVGTVKSRHFRGRALLGAAYKSSLTHPPSLVGAGGCP, encoded by the coding sequence ATGCGTCGTACGGACGACGAGCGGGCTCGTTTCGAGGCCGAGGTGGATTCTCTCGTGCCCCGGTTGCATCGGTTCTGTCTGACATTGTGTCGTGACAGACAAGAGGCGGAGGATTTGCTGCAGGAGGCCCTGATTCGTGCCTACCTCCACCGGGAGAGCTACCGGCAACGGGGCTCATTCTTCGGTTGGTTGTGCGGCATCGCGCGCCATCAATTCATCGAGACGCGGCGCGCGAGCGCGCGCCGCCGCTCGTTGTTGGACTCGGTGCTCGAGGGGGCCACGTCGGTGCTCGGCTCGCTCTTCGCCGGAGGGGTGGATCAGCCGGATCCCGAGACACGGGTGTGTCAATCCCAGGAGGCGGAGCTGTTGCTGCGCTGCCTGCACGCGCTCCCCGAGAAATTCCGGCTGGTGGTCCTCCTGTGTGACGTGGAGGAGCTTGGGTACGAGGAGGTCGCGCAAGTGCTCGGCCTCCCGGTGGGAACGGTCAAGAGCCGGCATTTCCGGGGCCGCGCCCTGCTGGGCGCCGCCTACAAGTCCTCGCTGACCCACCCGCCTTCCCTGGTTG